The proteins below are encoded in one region of Alistipes communis:
- the rhuM gene encoding virulence protein RhuM/Fic/DOC family protein, whose translation MDRGEIIIYRTADGETRLEVRMESDSVWLTQAQMAELFQTTPQNITMHTNHVFREGELEKEATCKRSLQVRQEGTRTIRRIQNIYNLDVIISVGYRVKSPRGTQFRIWANKVLKEYLIKGYAVNNQAKAEQLEELKKTVRLLSHVLAAKEVTKSEAVGLLRVITDYTYGLDTLDRYDYQQLEVSAITSEEPFRATYENAMEALQVLRDKFGGSALFAREKDESFKSTMGAIYQTFGGRDLYPSVEEKAANLLYLTVKNHSFSDGNKRIAAFLFLWFLENNRILYRPDGSRLLDNNTLVALTLMIAESRTEEKDVMTKVVVNLINKNN comes from the coding sequence ATGGACAGAGGGGAGATCATCATTTACCGGACGGCCGACGGCGAGACTCGTCTGGAAGTCCGCATGGAGAGCGACAGCGTATGGCTGACGCAGGCGCAGATGGCGGAGTTGTTTCAGACGACCCCGCAGAATATTACAATGCACACGAACCACGTGTTTCGAGAGGGCGAATTGGAAAAGGAGGCAACTTGTAAGAGATCCTTACAAGTTCGCCAAGAGGGTACGCGCACGATTCGCCGTATACAGAATATCTACAACCTTGACGTGATTATCTCTGTCGGCTACCGTGTCAAGTCGCCGCGCGGCACGCAGTTCCGCATCTGGGCGAACAAGGTGCTGAAAGAGTACCTTATAAAGGGGTATGCCGTCAATAACCAAGCGAAAGCCGAGCAGTTGGAGGAGCTGAAAAAGACCGTCCGCCTGCTCTCCCATGTCTTGGCTGCGAAGGAGGTTACGAAATCCGAGGCGGTCGGGCTGCTGCGTGTAATTACGGACTACACCTACGGTCTCGATACGCTCGACCGCTACGATTATCAGCAGTTGGAGGTGTCGGCCATTACGTCTGAGGAGCCGTTCCGCGCGACCTATGAGAATGCGATGGAGGCATTGCAGGTGTTGCGCGACAAGTTCGGCGGCAGTGCACTGTTCGCCCGCGAGAAGGACGAGTCGTTCAAGAGCACGATGGGTGCGATTTACCAGACTTTCGGCGGCCGCGACCTCTACCCGAGCGTCGAGGAGAAGGCGGCCAACCTGCTCTACCTGACGGTCAAGAACCACTCGTTCAGCGACGGCAACAAACGCATCGCGGCGTTCCTGTTCCTCTGGTTCTTGGAGAACAACCGCATCCTCTACCGCCCCGACGGCTCGCGCCTCTTGGACAACAACACGTTGGTGGCCCTGACGCTGATGATCGCCGAGAGCCGCACCGAGGAGAAGGACGTGATGACGAAGGTGGTGGTGAATCTGATAAATAAGAATAATTAG
- a CDS encoding class I SAM-dependent DNA methyltransferase, translated as MATMNTADIGFEREIWKAADKMRGNIDASEYKSVVLGLIFLKYISDMFETKYRQLVAEGEGFEEDKDEYTAENIFYVPTEARWERIAAEAHTPEIGLVIDNAMRAIEKENKRLKDILPKNFSRPELDKRRLGEVVDLFTNIRMHEHGDSKDILGRAYEYCLSKFAEAEGKLAGEFYTPACIVKTLVNVLQPYEGRVYDPCCGSGGMFVQSAEFIKNHSGNIKNISVYGQDSNPTTWKMAQMNLAIRGIEADLGQYNADTFFNDCHPTLKADFVMANPPFNLSDWGADKLAGDVRWKYGTPPNGNANFAWIQHIIHHLAPTGRAGVVLANGSLSSQSGGEGEIRRKLVEADLVDCIVAMPPQLFYTTQIPVSIWFFNKDKKQKGKTLFIDARNLGTMVTRKWRELTDRDSSDPAQRGDIQRIADTYNAYVGGTLIKEKGFCAVVSTEEIAKQDFILTPGRYVGIAEQEQDTEPFDEKMNRLTSELSGLFEQSHVLESEIREQLKNIGYKM; from the coding sequence ATGGCAACCATGAACACGGCCGATATCGGCTTTGAGAGGGAAATATGGAAGGCAGCGGACAAGATGCGCGGCAATATCGACGCATCGGAGTACAAGTCCGTTGTGTTGGGGCTTATTTTCCTGAAATATATTTCCGATATGTTCGAAACGAAATACCGGCAGCTTGTCGCCGAGGGCGAGGGATTCGAGGAGGACAAGGACGAATATACGGCCGAAAATATCTTCTATGTCCCGACCGAAGCCCGCTGGGAGCGGATTGCGGCCGAGGCGCACACGCCCGAAATCGGCTTGGTGATAGACAATGCGATGCGGGCGATCGAGAAGGAGAATAAGCGATTGAAAGATATTCTCCCGAAGAATTTCTCTCGGCCCGAGCTCGACAAGCGCCGGTTGGGCGAGGTAGTAGATTTATTCACGAATATCCGGATGCACGAACATGGCGACTCGAAAGATATTCTGGGACGCGCCTATGAGTACTGTCTTTCGAAATTTGCCGAGGCGGAAGGAAAACTCGCCGGCGAATTCTATACGCCTGCCTGCATTGTCAAAACGCTGGTAAACGTGCTGCAACCCTACGAAGGTCGCGTGTACGATCCTTGCTGCGGTTCGGGCGGTATGTTCGTGCAGTCGGCAGAGTTTATCAAGAATCATTCCGGAAATATTAAAAATATCTCCGTTTATGGGCAGGACTCCAACCCGACGACCTGGAAGATGGCGCAGATGAATCTTGCGATCCGGGGCATCGAGGCCGACCTCGGGCAATACAATGCCGACACTTTTTTCAACGACTGCCATCCGACCCTCAAGGCCGATTTCGTGATGGCCAATCCTCCGTTCAACCTCAGCGACTGGGGCGCGGACAAATTGGCGGGCGATGTGCGCTGGAAATACGGCACGCCTCCTAATGGCAATGCCAACTTCGCATGGATTCAGCACATCATCCACCACCTCGCCCCGACGGGACGGGCGGGTGTCGTACTGGCCAACGGTTCGCTGTCGAGCCAGAGCGGCGGCGAGGGCGAAATTCGCCGGAAGCTGGTGGAGGCCGATTTGGTCGATTGCATCGTGGCCATGCCGCCACAGTTGTTCTATACGACGCAGATTCCCGTATCGATCTGGTTCTTCAACAAGGACAAGAAACAGAAGGGTAAAACGCTGTTTATCGACGCCCGCAATCTCGGTACGATGGTCACACGCAAATGGCGCGAGCTGACCGATCGAGATTCGTCCGATCCGGCGCAGCGCGGCGATATTCAGCGCATTGCTGACACCTACAATGCCTATGTTGGCGGTACGCTCATTAAAGAGAAGGGGTTTTGTGCCGTAGTTTCAACCGAAGAGATCGCCAAACAGGATTTTATCCTTACACCTGGGCGCTATGTCGGTATCGCCGAGCAGGAGCAGGATACCGAACCGTTCGATGAAAAAATGAACCGTTTAACAAGTGAATTGTCTGGATTGTTTGAGCAATCACATGTGTTGGAATCCGAAATTAGAGAGCAGTTAAAAAATATAGGATATAAGATGTAG
- a CDS encoding BACON domain-containing carbohydrate-binding protein, whose protein sequence is MKKIKFFALWALLLTPPLLLSGCGDDATDDPTPGKTPVLTIKDNALGVINVEAAGQTVTLNYEVADAVEGKLAVAKSDKEWIHDFDCETFGQITFVADENVGEELTRSATVTISYPGAESVAVEVAQNERAISIEVTEVTVASIKAKLETDDPAQTFLFNLVKKSDYDAIGSPEKFLEEELKALEEEALDSDGWFTSLEEYLDFLLSDWNPEGQNLNRDELEINTEYYIYAYGIDVKGEITTPLVRRLVKTNDLKEINFNLTVEDEGQTTATLKGNPDEKFTYYYLGYTSKTEYEDSFKGDDQQVIDNALGSIRMGIGNDGSKLPDVASVRMGEGSLEVEGLLPDTEYYALAFGIDNSVSACTKLTKTPFKTDAVAITDDCKFEVSVLDVNSILMNIAVKPSKATTRYFATVKATDEVKNMTPAQVADAEIAFQNGFTPPVDWSTDPRVFTGDQTLHSRRNLGVTIIKPETDYTVYVFGVSAEGVRTTEVATATTRTTAVVPSSMTLEVKDVKPGSETDPNDFFGGKLYYFQYGVKPSIDTEYYYTGIVKKSTYETFADDEAFMKDVVGQAGELIMMNCFMGENNAGLVSTPTPFKGSAEYSGTAIAAGEQYYIFAFGYMGAPTTALFKVDATAAVAGGSGGWEPEWPSEW, encoded by the coding sequence ATGAAAAAAATCAAATTTTTTGCGCTTTGGGCGCTTCTGCTGACCCCCCCCCTGCTGCTTTCGGGGTGCGGCGACGACGCGACCGATGACCCGACGCCGGGCAAGACTCCCGTGCTGACGATCAAGGACAATGCATTGGGTGTGATCAACGTGGAGGCTGCGGGCCAGACCGTCACGCTGAATTACGAGGTGGCCGATGCCGTAGAGGGCAAACTCGCCGTGGCGAAAAGCGATAAGGAGTGGATACATGATTTCGATTGCGAAACGTTCGGGCAGATCACCTTCGTGGCCGATGAAAATGTCGGAGAAGAGTTGACGCGTTCGGCTACGGTGACGATCAGTTATCCGGGTGCCGAATCGGTGGCCGTCGAAGTGGCGCAGAACGAACGTGCGATCTCGATCGAGGTGACCGAGGTGACCGTCGCCTCGATCAAGGCCAAACTCGAAACGGACGATCCGGCGCAGACGTTCCTGTTCAATCTGGTCAAGAAGAGCGATTACGATGCCATCGGCTCGCCTGAGAAATTCCTCGAAGAGGAGCTGAAAGCGCTCGAGGAGGAGGCTCTGGATTCCGACGGCTGGTTCACTTCGCTGGAAGAGTATCTGGATTTCCTGCTCAGCGACTGGAATCCCGAAGGCCAGAACCTGAACCGCGACGAATTGGAAATCAATACGGAGTACTACATTTATGCTTACGGTATCGATGTGAAGGGCGAGATTACGACTCCTCTGGTGCGACGCCTCGTCAAGACCAACGATTTGAAGGAGATCAACTTCAACCTTACGGTCGAGGACGAAGGACAGACGACTGCGACGCTCAAAGGCAATCCCGACGAGAAGTTCACCTATTATTATCTGGGCTATACGAGCAAGACCGAGTACGAAGATTCGTTCAAGGGCGACGACCAGCAGGTGATCGACAATGCGCTGGGAAGCATCCGCATGGGTATCGGCAACGACGGGTCGAAACTGCCCGACGTCGCTTCGGTGCGCATGGGCGAAGGTTCGTTGGAGGTCGAGGGGCTGCTGCCCGATACGGAGTACTACGCACTGGCGTTCGGCATCGACAACAGCGTGTCGGCATGTACGAAACTCACCAAGACGCCCTTCAAGACCGATGCGGTGGCCATTACCGACGACTGCAAGTTCGAAGTGTCGGTGCTCGACGTCAATTCGATCCTGATGAATATCGCAGTCAAGCCCTCGAAGGCGACGACCCGCTATTTCGCGACGGTCAAGGCGACCGACGAAGTGAAGAACATGACCCCGGCGCAGGTGGCCGACGCCGAAATAGCTTTCCAGAACGGTTTCACGCCGCCCGTCGACTGGTCGACCGATCCGCGTGTCTTCACGGGCGATCAGACGCTCCATTCGCGCCGCAATCTGGGCGTTACGATCATCAAGCCCGAAACCGACTATACGGTCTATGTCTTCGGCGTAAGCGCGGAGGGAGTCCGTACGACCGAGGTGGCGACCGCCACGACGCGGACGACGGCCGTCGTTCCCTCGTCGATGACGCTCGAGGTCAAGGACGTGAAGCCCGGATCGGAGACCGATCCCAACGATTTCTTCGGCGGAAAGCTCTATTATTTCCAGTACGGAGTGAAACCTTCGATCGATACGGAGTACTACTATACGGGTATCGTCAAGAAGAGCACCTACGAAACCTTTGCCGACGACGAGGCCTTCATGAAGGATGTGGTCGGGCAGGCCGGCGAACTAATCATGATGAACTGCTTCATGGGCGAGAACAACGCCGGACTGGTCTCGACACCCACGCCGTTCAAGGGTTCGGCCGAGTATTCGGGTACGGCCATCGCCGCCGGTGAGCAGTACTACATCTTCGCGTTCGGCTATATGGGCGCCCCGACCACCGCATTGTTCAAGGTCGATGCTACGGCCGCCGTCGCCGGCGGCAGCGGCGGCTGGGAGCCTGAGTGGCCCTCCGAGTGGTAG
- a CDS encoding GIY-YIG nuclease family protein yields the protein MYLHEAMEKLFRQVGRSMTTKEIAEKLNENKWYRKADGSLITPYQIYGRAKGHPELFYCEGSTISLKGSTTRKIAFERTSKQHVRISQNTVKDSVLVEKMLMNKQNFKSAKDVDGFVPQASGLYCIRIKNVHLLPEPFGTILLERGHDILYIGIASENLYKRFLNQELRAKGHGTFFRSMGAVLGYKPPKGSLIEKRNKKNYKFSKTDELKIIGWINENLMVNWVESAGDLDSLETGLIVKYLPLLNLSKNPAALQILSYLRKECVEIANRN from the coding sequence ATGTATCTGCATGAAGCGATGGAAAAACTATTTCGCCAAGTCGGACGATCAATGACGACAAAAGAAATAGCGGAAAAATTGAATGAAAATAAATGGTATCGAAAAGCAGATGGTTCGCTAATAACTCCGTATCAAATTTATGGGAGAGCTAAGGGGCACCCAGAGCTTTTTTATTGTGAAGGTTCGACAATTTCTCTCAAGGGGAGTACAACAAGAAAAATTGCTTTTGAGAGAACTTCCAAGCAACATGTTCGCATATCTCAAAATACAGTAAAAGATTCTGTTTTGGTTGAGAAAATGTTGATGAACAAACAGAACTTTAAATCTGCCAAAGATGTTGACGGGTTTGTTCCCCAAGCGTCTGGTTTATACTGTATACGCATTAAAAATGTACATTTGCTTCCGGAGCCGTTTGGTACTATTCTTTTGGAGAGGGGGCATGACATTCTTTATATTGGTATTGCCTCTGAGAATCTGTACAAGCGGTTCCTGAATCAAGAACTTCGGGCAAAGGGCCACGGAACGTTTTTTAGAAGTATGGGGGCTGTTCTTGGGTACAAGCCCCCGAAAGGATCGTTGATTGAGAAGCGCAATAAGAAAAATTATAAATTCTCGAAAACCGATGAATTGAAAATAATCGGATGGATCAACGAGAATTTGATGGTAAATTGGGTAGAATCCGCCGGAGATCTCGATAGCTTGGAAACCGGCCTAATCGTCAAATATCTACCATTGCTTAATCTTTCGAAAAATCCAGCTGCGCTTCAAATTTTGTCGTATTTGCGAAAAGAATGTGTCGAAATCGCGAATAGAAATTAG
- a CDS encoding DUF4177 domain-containing protein: MKKFEYKSFTFAYMENDSIAGSDIKVLNKLGAQGWEVIAIAPVKQWKQVGHPENLVAILKREIEK, translated from the coding sequence ATGAAGAAATTCGAATATAAATCTTTTACTTTCGCTTATATGGAGAACGATTCTATTGCGGGATCCGACATTAAAGTGTTGAATAAATTGGGGGCTCAAGGTTGGGAGGTGATAGCGATAGCTCCTGTGAAACAGTGGAAACAAGTTGGGCATCCTGAAAACTTAGTGGCTATTTTAAAACGAGAAATAGAAAAATAA